A single genomic interval of Arctopsyche grandis isolate Sample6627 chromosome 8, ASM5162203v2, whole genome shotgun sequence harbors:
- the LOC143915638 gene encoding uncharacterized protein LOC143915638 → MIKITFFALLAYGLLATTTAQNRRVRLRPRPAQIIEEDQLQYYEADDRAGDEDVVLVSPAQELSLYGRQAARSDNYIRPAAAKPPRTKESSKAPPVQTIRNYNKVNDDGSFTFGYEAADGSFKEETRGTDCVVRGKYGYVDPDGNKREFTYVSGNPCDPNAAAEEDDDDIKEESNEASNEPANYPQRPARPLHTTSRPTTVFQNTFRQQQIEAEEEEIVVPRQRIPRPPPTPIAITPRPQLPATTFRPQLLQITQRPVSQRPQVVYSSVSPSVIPTTSTPAYATSARPSTVGHIDFAAEFAKFQRDNNQIVSSTPASFKTQSKASEPPSPTGNPVFSTQLVYDPSSGQYNAQLYQTLPQTNGEFTLRHRVQPTVSLPQAPQQPQGFSPSPLYRHRLQHPAPQQQQSRNPQEIYQRHQNEQLYQNSQQLFAQQQQLQHSQLQQDRQAARVALQQTAIQQTQSQPQQQFYYVSPGRNSQNGPIDAFLRGHGVQF, encoded by the coding sequence TTTTTCGCATTGTTGGCATACGGTCTGTTGGCGACGACAACTGCTCAGAACCGCCGTGTGAGGCTACGCCCCCGACCGGCTCAAATCATTGAGGAAGACCAGTTGCAATATTACGAAGCCGATGATCGCGCTGGAGATGAAGACGTAGTCTTGGTGTCACCAGCCCAAGAATTATCTCTTTACGGACGCCAAGCGGCTCGTTCAGACAACTACATTCGTCCAGCAGCAGCCAAACCACCAAGGACCAAGGAATCATCCAAAGCCCCACCAGTCCAAACGATAAGAAACTATAACAAAGTCAACGACGACGGATCCTTCACATTCGGCTACGAAGCTGCCGATGGAAGTTTCAAAGAAGAAACCAGAGGAACCGATTGCGTCGTCAGAGGAAAGTACGGATACGTAGATCCAGACGGTAACAAACGAGAGTTCACCTACGTGTCAGGAAACCCTTGCGACCCCAACGCAGCTGCCGAAGAAGACGATGATGACATCAAAGAAGAATCGAACGAAGCATCGAACGAACCTGCAAACTATCCTCAAAGACCTGCCCGACCATTGCACACGACTTCTCGTCCTACCACCGTGTTCCAAAACACATTCCGTCAACAACAAATTGAAGCCGAAGAAGAAGAAATCGTAGTACCACGTCAAAGGATCCCACGTCCTCCTCCAACACCCATTGCCATCACACCTCGTCCCCAACTTCCAGCTACGACCTTCCGTCCCCAACTTCTTCAAATCACCCAACGTCCAGTCAGCCAAAGGCCTCAAGTAGTATACAGCAGCGTATCACCATCAGTGATCCCTACAACTTCTACACCAGCATATGCCACATCTGCTCGTCCATCAACAGTGGGACACATCGACTTCGCCGCCGAGTTTGCCAAATTCCAAAGAGATAATAATCAGATCGTATCTTCGACTCCTGCATCATTCAAAACTCAATCTAAGGCTAGCGAACCACCATCACCTACTGGAAATCCCGTCTTTTCAACCCAATTAGTATACGATCCATCAAGTGGACAGTACAACGCTCAACTCTACCAAACTTTACCTCAAACCAATGGTGAGTTCACTTTGAGACATCGCGTTCAACCGACCGTGAGCTTGCCTCAAGCTCCTCAACAGCCTCAAGGATTCAGCCCATCACCTCTGTACAGACATCGTCTGCAACATCCTGCTCCGCAGCAACAGCAATCACGCAATCCACAAGAAATCTACCAGCGTCACCAGAATGAGCAGTTGTACCAAAACTCCCAGCAGCTCTTCGCTCAACAGCAACAACTCCAACACAGTCAACTCCAACAAGATAGACAAGCGGCACGAGTCGCTTTGCAGCAAACGGCGATACAGCAGACACAATCTCAACCACAACAACAATTTTACTACGTATCGCCCGGTAGAAACAGCCAAAACGGACCCATTGACGCCTTCCTGAGAGGACATGGTGTACAATTCTAG